One window from the genome of Pelodictyon luteolum DSM 273 encodes:
- a CDS encoding YcfL family protein, giving the protein MLLLFIGGCASTRLEERRVSFVDGSLKGDMLLTDFVSVVNSSGLMEVQVTGRNKTSRYRLLEYRVEWFEGSGLQVPSVMTRWTTCPAFEKANFSFSAVAPKPGVSDFRILIRKAKK; this is encoded by the coding sequence ATGCTGCTGCTGTTCATCGGCGGGTGTGCCAGCACGCGTCTTGAAGAGCGCCGGGTATCGTTTGTAGATGGTTCGCTGAAGGGTGACATGCTTCTGACCGACTTTGTTTCGGTCGTCAACAGCAGCGGGTTGATGGAGGTGCAGGTGACGGGCAGGAACAAAACCTCCAGGTACCGCCTGCTCGAGTACCGCGTGGAGTGGTTTGAGGGAAGCGGGTTGCAGGTGCCGAGCGTCATGACGCGATGGACGACGTGTCCTGCTTTTGAAAAAGCGAACTTCTCATTCAGTGCCGTTGCCCCGAAACCGGGCGTTTCGGATTTCAGGATTTTAATCAGGAAAGCTAAAAAGTAA
- the lpoB gene encoding penicillin-binding protein activator LpoB — translation MKGKNILAALAVAVTMSGCATSVQHIDTSNDRGKAVMGLDYRDFQTAAAEAVGSMLQSGALNKRDGGRYVLVVSRVINDTMQRIDTDQLVKKIRIDLLQSGKVVVTTAVGPNGPEDRMAMQTRELRQSEEFNQSTVAGKGRMIAPELSLSGKILQRNIRVSSGTQQVEYYFQLTLTDINTGLAFWEGESFIGKRGSNKSVSW, via the coding sequence ATGAAAGGAAAAAACATTCTGGCCGCTCTGGCGGTGGCCGTTACCATGAGCGGCTGCGCTACCTCCGTCCAGCACATTGACACGAGCAATGACCGGGGCAAGGCAGTTATGGGCCTTGATTACCGCGATTTCCAGACAGCTGCCGCCGAGGCGGTCGGCTCCATGCTGCAGTCCGGCGCCCTGAACAAAAGGGACGGTGGCCGTTATGTGCTTGTCGTTTCGCGTGTCATCAATGACACGATGCAGCGCATCGACACCGACCAGCTCGTCAAGAAGATACGCATCGATCTGCTCCAGAGCGGGAAGGTTGTCGTCACGACAGCCGTCGGCCCGAACGGCCCCGAGGACCGGATGGCAATGCAGACCCGTGAGCTGCGCCAGTCCGAAGAGTTCAACCAGTCGACCGTGGCCGGCAAAGGCAGGATGATCGCCCCCGAGCTCAGTCTTTCAGGCAAGATCCTGCAGAGGAACATCCGTGTGAGCAGCGGGACCCAGCAGGTCGAGTACTATTTCCAGCTGACCCTTACCGACATCAACACCGGCCTGGCGTTCTGGGAGGGTGAGAGCTTCATCGGCAAGCGGGGAAGCAACAAGAGTGTATCGTGGTGA
- a CDS encoding CsgG/HfaB family protein, whose amino-acid sequence MSIFKQIFLVIVILLLPILAQAEFVVSQLDVKGYGETRSEAVQDALLEAIRQNHGVDIQSKRELVRELPAPGAVTDSAMTTPDRHNAVVRDEVRESVRGAVRQYRVLEAHELAAGRWEARVLVAFTHYKSPGLNASNRRRIAVMPFRTAGIPMLLDGQRVPAEEVSAELVQQVVTELTQSRKFTVLDRDYMDAYLSEKSLLLSPDGEESEMMKMGRVLGVDYMLVGSISGGVERRAEDVLALTGERVQHGAASLNVDYRIIVMPTREVKWSGSERIVLEGSAMPREDAVSAAPDAVRRALVLGAARMIVRRSLDNIYPLRVVGRNAAGEVLVNQGGVTLQDGDLLDVFAAGPGVKDHYTGESLGAVESRIGRIRVVRVAAKKSYAAVVDGELALMADGSICRRLSSGGDLPPVNPGRPTDVRLSEDGGAVLPFDR is encoded by the coding sequence ATGAGTATTTTCAAACAGATTTTCCTTGTGATCGTTATCCTTCTGCTGCCCATCCTGGCGCAGGCTGAATTCGTGGTTTCCCAGCTCGACGTGAAAGGGTACGGGGAGACGCGCTCTGAAGCGGTTCAGGATGCCCTGCTTGAGGCCATCCGTCAGAACCACGGGGTTGACATTCAGTCAAAAAGAGAGCTGGTGAGGGAACTTCCGGCTCCGGGTGCCGTGACGGACAGCGCAATGACCACCCCCGACAGGCATAACGCCGTCGTTCGCGACGAAGTGCGCGAGTCGGTTCGTGGAGCAGTCCGGCAGTACCGGGTGCTTGAGGCCCACGAACTCGCGGCCGGACGGTGGGAGGCAAGAGTATTGGTTGCATTCACCCACTACAAAAGCCCCGGCCTCAACGCCTCCAATCGGCGGCGGATAGCGGTAATGCCGTTCCGGACGGCCGGCATTCCGATGCTGCTCGACGGACAGCGGGTTCCTGCTGAAGAGGTCTCTGCGGAACTGGTTCAGCAGGTCGTGACGGAATTGACCCAGAGCCGGAAATTCACGGTACTCGACCGAGATTACATGGACGCGTATCTCAGTGAAAAGTCCCTTCTGCTCTCTCCGGATGGCGAAGAGTCGGAAATGATGAAAATGGGCAGGGTTCTCGGCGTGGACTACATGCTTGTAGGCAGTATTTCAGGGGGAGTCGAGCGCCGAGCAGAAGATGTGTTAGCCCTCACCGGTGAGCGGGTACAGCATGGTGCTGCTTCGCTCAATGTGGATTACCGGATCATCGTGATGCCGACGAGGGAGGTCAAGTGGTCGGGCAGCGAGCGGATTGTGCTTGAGGGGTCGGCTATGCCCAGGGAGGATGCCGTGTCGGCCGCCCCTGATGCCGTTCGCCGCGCTCTGGTTCTCGGTGCGGCTCGGATGATTGTGCGGCGCTCGCTCGATAACATTTACCCGCTTCGCGTCGTCGGCCGCAACGCAGCCGGTGAAGTGCTGGTGAACCAGGGCGGTGTGACCTTGCAGGACGGTGACCTTCTTGATGTGTTTGCCGCTGGTCCCGGTGTGAAGGATCACTATACAGGAGAGTCGCTGGGCGCTGTGGAGAGCCGGATCGGCAGAATCAGGGTGGTGCGGGTTGCCGCTAAAAAGTCCTACGCGGCGGTTGTTGATGGTGAACTGGCTCTCATGGCCGATGGCAGCATCTGCCGCAGGCTCAGCAGTGGAGGTGATCTCCCTCCTGTAAACCCCGGCCGCCCGACCGATGTCCGTTTGTCTGAAGACGGCGGTGCGGTGCTGCCGTTCGACCGCTGA